Proteins encoded within one genomic window of Actinoplanes octamycinicus:
- a CDS encoding ABC transporter substrate-binding protein, which translates to MRRLSLLLMTLLLLAGCSVAGGDEQDGKTTVTFRLWDDQVAKAYEQSFAAFEKAHPDVKVTVQLVPWADYWTKLPADIAAGTTADIFWTNTSNFGIYADNNQLLPVDPDPGWTTPVVDLYTRNGKLWGVPQLWDSIALFYNKDLVARAGVDPATLTWDPAGAKDTLRAAARKLTDPGAGVFGINAAFDQQAILWDFVGSNGGTWQSGDSFTFAGQPKTEQAVQYVVDLINKDHVAPPAADTNTNGDKTLQLFTQGKIALFQSGPYHLKSIQEGAGFAWGLAPMLTGPAGRVGVVHGVAAVASAKTPHRDATVEVLRWLGSAEGQRPLAEGGYAFPGVTAAQPAFVDYWKKQGVDVQPFLDSAGGTTFPAPVGPKVGAGGTAYTPILQQVFLGQLGVPEGLRRAQDAGNEAMKG; encoded by the coding sequence ATGCGACGACTGTCCCTGCTGCTGATGACCCTGCTCCTGCTGGCCGGCTGCTCGGTGGCCGGCGGCGACGAGCAGGACGGCAAGACCACGGTCACCTTCCGGCTCTGGGACGACCAGGTGGCCAAGGCGTACGAGCAGTCGTTCGCCGCCTTCGAGAAAGCCCATCCGGACGTCAAGGTGACCGTCCAGCTGGTGCCGTGGGCGGACTACTGGACCAAACTGCCGGCCGACATCGCAGCCGGCACCACCGCGGACATCTTCTGGACCAACACCTCGAACTTCGGGATCTACGCCGACAACAACCAGCTGCTGCCGGTCGACCCCGACCCGGGCTGGACGACACCGGTCGTCGACCTCTACACCCGCAACGGCAAGCTGTGGGGCGTGCCGCAGCTGTGGGACTCGATCGCGCTCTTCTACAACAAGGACCTGGTCGCCAGGGCCGGCGTCGACCCGGCCACGCTCACCTGGGACCCGGCCGGGGCCAAGGACACGCTGCGCGCGGCGGCCCGCAAGCTCACCGACCCGGGCGCCGGCGTCTTCGGCATCAACGCGGCCTTCGACCAGCAGGCGATCCTCTGGGACTTCGTCGGGTCGAACGGCGGCACCTGGCAGTCCGGCGACTCGTTCACCTTCGCCGGCCAGCCGAAGACCGAGCAGGCCGTGCAGTACGTGGTCGACCTGATCAACAAGGACCACGTGGCGCCGCCGGCCGCCGACACCAACACCAACGGCGACAAGACGCTGCAGCTGTTCACCCAGGGCAAGATCGCGCTGTTCCAGTCCGGGCCGTACCACTTGAAGAGCATCCAGGAGGGCGCCGGGTTCGCCTGGGGGCTGGCGCCGATGCTGACCGGCCCGGCCGGGCGGGTCGGGGTGGTGCACGGGGTGGCCGCGGTCGCCTCGGCGAAAACGCCGCACCGGGACGCCACGGTCGAGGTGCTCAGGTGGCTCGGCTCGGCGGAGGGGCAGCGACCGCTCGCCGAGGGTGGTTACGCGTTCCCCGGGGTGACCGCGGCGCAGCCGGCCTTCGTCGACTACTGGAAGAAACAGGGCGTGGACGTGCAGCCGTTCCTGGACTCGGCCGGCGGGACCACCTTCCCGGCCCCGGTCGGGCCGAAGGTCGGGGCCGGCGGGACCGCCTACACGCCGATCCTGCAGCAGGTCTTCCTCGGCCAGCTCGGGGTTCCGGAGGGCCTGCGGAGAGCGCAGGACGCGGGAAACGAAGCGATGAAGGGCTGA
- a CDS encoding carbohydrate ABC transporter permease — protein MRTVRRAVLTYLALGLGALVILAPYLMSVQTSVKTPRQFAQQPPLAPPDPVTGANYAELVVGGHTLVPPLVITLQVVLVVVLGQLTCSVLAAYAFARLDFPGRDALFWVYLATLMVPIVAVLVPRFVLLSEAGLGNTFWGIVLPAMFGSPYAIFLLRQFFRAIPQELLDAARIDGAGHLRVLRHVILPLSRPILATLLIITVVTHWNDFLWPLVITSGERWQVLTVAVAGLQSQYQGNWTLVMAATTLATMPLLVLFVIFQKHIVRSITITGMR, from the coding sequence GTGAGGACCGTGCGGCGAGCCGTGCTGACCTATCTCGCGCTGGGACTGGGCGCGCTGGTGATCCTCGCGCCCTACCTGATGAGCGTGCAGACGTCGGTGAAGACGCCGCGGCAGTTCGCCCAGCAGCCGCCGCTGGCCCCGCCCGACCCGGTGACCGGGGCGAACTACGCGGAGCTGGTGGTCGGCGGGCACACCCTGGTCCCGCCACTGGTGATCACCCTGCAGGTGGTGCTGGTGGTCGTGCTCGGGCAGCTGACCTGCTCGGTGCTCGCGGCGTACGCGTTCGCCCGGCTCGACTTCCCGGGCCGGGACGCGCTCTTCTGGGTCTACCTGGCCACCCTGATGGTGCCGATCGTGGCGGTCCTGGTGCCGCGGTTCGTGCTGCTCAGCGAGGCCGGCCTGGGGAACACGTTCTGGGGGATCGTGCTGCCCGCGATGTTCGGCTCGCCCTATGCCATCTTCCTGCTCCGCCAGTTCTTCCGGGCCATCCCGCAGGAGCTGCTGGACGCCGCCCGGATCGACGGCGCCGGCCACCTGCGGGTGCTGCGGCACGTGATCCTGCCGTTGAGCCGCCCGATCCTGGCCACCCTGCTGATCATCACGGTGGTCACCCACTGGAACGACTTCCTCTGGCCGCTGGTGATCACCAGCGGCGAGCGGTGGCAGGTGCTGACCGTGGCGGTGGCCGGCCTGCAGAGCCAGTACCAGGGCAACTGGACGCTGGTGATGGCCGCCACCACGCTCGCCACCATGCCGCTGCTCGTGCTCTTCGTGATCTTCCAGAAGCACATCGTCCGATCGATCACCATCACCGGGATGAGGTGA
- a CDS encoding carbohydrate ABC transporter permease, whose protein sequence is MTAGHRRDTAVGYAFLAPSLVGVGGFLLLPVAVVAGISLFRWDLVSPAHWTALDNYRSILTDPAFGRSLAVTAFFVLLVIPVQTALGLAAAVLLDQRLPGSTVFRAVLVLPWISAPLALGVVWRWLLDPSDGAVNQLLGHRVEWLTSPVLALPSVAAVTVWTNVGYVALFFLAGLAGIPPQYSEAARIDGAGPWQGFRRITLPLLRPTMFFVLVTGVISSFQVFDTVYAMTRGGPAGRTEVVAYAIYREAFVDFRMGRAAAMSVLLFLLLITVTLAQQTYFRRRTTEEMG, encoded by the coding sequence ATGACGGCCGGGCACCGGCGCGACACCGCGGTGGGTTATGCCTTCCTGGCGCCCAGCCTGGTCGGGGTCGGCGGCTTCCTGCTGCTGCCGGTCGCGGTGGTGGCCGGGATCAGCCTGTTCCGGTGGGACCTGGTCAGCCCGGCGCACTGGACCGCCCTGGACAATTACCGGTCGATCCTCACCGACCCGGCCTTCGGCCGCTCGCTGGCCGTCACCGCCTTCTTCGTGCTGCTGGTCATCCCGGTGCAGACCGCGCTCGGCCTGGCCGCCGCGGTGCTGCTCGACCAGCGGCTGCCCGGCTCCACGGTGTTCCGCGCGGTGCTGGTGCTGCCCTGGATCAGCGCCCCGCTCGCTCTCGGCGTGGTCTGGCGCTGGCTGCTCGACCCGTCCGACGGTGCGGTCAACCAGCTGCTCGGCCACCGGGTCGAGTGGCTGACCAGCCCGGTCCTGGCGCTGCCGTCGGTCGCCGCGGTCACCGTCTGGACCAATGTGGGCTATGTGGCGCTGTTCTTCCTGGCCGGTCTGGCCGGCATCCCGCCGCAGTACTCCGAGGCCGCCCGGATCGACGGCGCCGGCCCGTGGCAGGGGTTCCGCCGGATCACCCTGCCGCTGCTCCGGCCGACCATGTTCTTCGTCCTGGTGACCGGCGTGATCAGCAGCTTCCAGGTGTTCGACACGGTCTACGCGATGACCCGGGGCGGGCCGGCCGGGCGCACCGAGGTGGTGGCCTACGCGATCTACCGGGAGGCGTTCGTCGACTTCCGGATGGGGCGGGCGGCGGCCATGTCCGTGCTGCTGTTCCTGCTGTTGATCACGGTGACCCTGGCGCAGCAGACGTATTTCCGCCGGCGTACCACGGAGGAGATGGGGTGA
- a CDS encoding carbohydrate kinase family protein, with the protein MARQLDLFVPGVVFLDVIFTGLRELPGPGAEVRASGMGSCPGGVANLAVAASRLGLRTGLGTALSTDAYGEFCHQVLSRQEGIDLSASRRLDDWHSPVTVSVAYDRDRSMITHGHPLPTDDQGLVNGLPAARAAAVSLGGSGTGWVSRAGRNGTLIFADVGWDETDQWDVDALAVLPDCHAFLPNAVEAMRYTRTGTPAAALDKLAGLVPIVVVTDGGDGALAVDSATGEVATVPGVPVEALDPTGAGDVFTAGFIAGTLGGWPLADRVAFANLVAALSVQHFGGSLSAPGWGDIADWWQATLRAAERRHPESSEGQLARRFGFLPEVIPPGRRNAVHRATATIAQLSDALAEQ; encoded by the coding sequence ATGGCACGCCAGCTCGATCTCTTCGTCCCCGGGGTGGTGTTCCTCGATGTCATCTTCACCGGGTTGCGGGAGCTGCCCGGGCCCGGTGCCGAGGTGCGTGCCTCCGGGATGGGCTCCTGCCCGGGCGGCGTGGCCAACCTGGCGGTGGCGGCCAGCCGGCTCGGCCTGCGCACCGGGCTCGGCACCGCGCTGAGCACGGACGCCTACGGCGAATTCTGTCATCAGGTGCTCAGCCGGCAGGAGGGAATCGACCTCTCCGCGTCCCGCCGCCTGGACGACTGGCACTCGCCGGTCACCGTCTCGGTCGCCTACGACCGGGACCGCAGCATGATCACCCATGGGCATCCGCTGCCCACCGACGACCAGGGCCTGGTCAACGGATTGCCCGCGGCGCGCGCGGCGGCGGTGAGCCTGGGCGGTTCGGGCACCGGCTGGGTGTCCCGGGCCGGGCGCAACGGGACCCTGATCTTCGCCGATGTCGGCTGGGACGAGACCGACCAGTGGGATGTCGACGCCCTCGCGGTGCTGCCCGACTGCCACGCCTTCCTGCCCAACGCGGTCGAGGCGATGCGCTACACCCGCACGGGCACGCCGGCCGCCGCCCTCGACAAGCTGGCCGGCCTGGTCCCGATCGTGGTGGTGACCGACGGCGGGGACGGCGCGCTGGCCGTCGACTCGGCGACCGGCGAGGTGGCGACCGTGCCGGGCGTGCCGGTGGAGGCGCTCGACCCGACCGGCGCCGGTGACGTCTTCACCGCCGGGTTCATCGCCGGCACGCTCGGCGGCTGGCCGCTCGCCGACCGGGTGGCCTTCGCCAACCTGGTGGCCGCGCTCTCCGTCCAGCACTTCGGCGGGTCGCTGTCGGCGCCCGGCTGGGGCGACATCGCCGACTGGTGGCAGGCCACCCTGCGGGCCGCCGAGCGGCGCCACCCGGAGTCCAGCGAGGGCCAGCTGGCCCGGCGGTTCGGGTTCCTGCCCGAGGTGATCCCACCCGGCCGGCGCAACGCGGTGCACCGGGCCACCGCGACGATCGCCCAGCTGTCCGACGCGCTCGCCGAGCAATGA
- a CDS encoding sterol desaturase family protein, translating into MLQFLETLGAGWFALLALAENIVLVGLGALLGHGALRLPGAQRLTPDPGPVSRLELALVGSTTLINTAITVAGWWLWKSDVIVLRTGLGFAAVAELLVLIMVMDVLMYAGHATVHVRVLFPWVHRLHHVFADARPITLFALHPLEAIGFGAMWLVVLAVHPFSIAALAAYTALNLIFGILGHLGVEPLPPAVRGNLLFRWIATPTMHVGHHADPRYNLGFYTTVCDRLLGTLEPGYDIRRAAAVPEPYRETVTR; encoded by the coding sequence ATGCTGCAGTTTCTGGAGACGCTGGGGGCGGGCTGGTTCGCGCTGCTGGCGCTGGCGGAGAACATCGTCCTGGTCGGACTGGGCGCGCTGCTCGGACACGGGGCGCTGCGGCTGCCCGGCGCCCAGCGGCTCACCCCGGACCCGGGGCCGGTGAGCCGGCTGGAGCTCGCGCTGGTCGGCAGCACCACGCTGATCAACACGGCGATCACCGTGGCCGGGTGGTGGCTGTGGAAGTCCGATGTCATCGTGCTGCGCACCGGCCTGGGCTTCGCCGCGGTCGCCGAGCTCCTGGTGCTGATCATGGTGATGGACGTGCTGATGTACGCCGGGCACGCCACCGTCCACGTGCGGGTGCTGTTCCCGTGGGTGCACCGGCTGCACCACGTCTTCGCCGACGCCCGGCCGATCACGCTGTTCGCGCTGCACCCGCTGGAGGCGATCGGGTTCGGGGCGATGTGGCTGGTGGTCCTCGCCGTCCACCCGTTCTCGATCGCGGCCCTCGCGGCGTACACGGCACTGAACCTGATCTTCGGGATCCTCGGCCACCTCGGTGTCGAGCCGTTGCCGCCGGCCGTACGCGGAAATCTGCTCTTCCGATGGATCGCCACGCCCACCATGCACGTCGGACACCACGCCGATCCCCGCTACAACCTGGGCTTCTACACCACCGTGTGTGATCGGCTGCTCGGCACGCTGGAGCCCGGTTACGACATCCGGCGGGCCGCCGCCGTGCCCGAGCCCTACCGCGAGACCGTCACTCGCTGA
- a CDS encoding GAF domain-containing protein translates to MRTGLYDRLAEPARLSELARYDLVHPTLRAALDEVAKRSAKLLETPVSLVSVLGADAQQIVGAYGVADWVAAAQGAPAEWAVCSRTVLNGEPYCVADFSDDPAHAANPFLATSGLRSYLGVPLVAPDGIMLGAHCVVDTRRRIYTDVDLAVLSDSADEAMEALLRFRR, encoded by the coding sequence ATGAGAACTGGTCTGTACGACCGCCTCGCCGAGCCCGCCCGCCTCTCCGAGCTGGCCCGGTACGACCTGGTCCACCCGACCCTGCGAGCGGCGCTCGACGAGGTGGCCAAGCGCAGCGCGAAACTCCTGGAGACCCCGGTGTCGCTGGTGTCCGTGCTGGGCGCCGACGCGCAGCAGATCGTCGGGGCGTACGGGGTGGCCGACTGGGTCGCGGCCGCACAGGGCGCACCCGCCGAGTGGGCGGTGTGCAGCCGCACCGTGCTGAACGGCGAGCCGTACTGCGTGGCCGACTTCAGCGACGACCCGGCGCACGCGGCCAACCCGTTCCTGGCCACCAGCGGTCTGCGCAGCTACCTGGGGGTGCCCCTGGTCGCGCCGGATGGGATCATGCTCGGGGCGCACTGCGTGGTGGACACCCGGCGCCGGATCTACACCGATGTGGACCTCGCCGTGCTCAGCGACAGCGCGGACGAGGCGATGGAGGCGTTGCTCCGGTTCCGGCGCTGA
- a CDS encoding TIGR02452 family protein: MSARLRALGREAVEIAERGSYPGPDGPVEIAGQVARAVAGTRLHLPADDLPEPTPAAGPPVIEVTAESTLGAARRLGGNPACLNFASARNPGGGFLNGAQAQEESLARSSALYPCLLAAGEFYEHHRAERSLLYTDRVIYAPAVPVFRDDKGRLLPTAYPVSFLVSAAPNRSAISRNQPESLPAISGALARRAARVLRVAAAHGHRELVLGAWGCGVFGNDPGEVARVFAGALAVSPWFDRVVFAILDRGGATRGAFEQVFRS, from the coding sequence ATGAGTGCCAGGTTGCGGGCGTTGGGCCGGGAAGCCGTCGAGATCGCCGAGCGGGGTTCTTATCCCGGGCCGGACGGGCCGGTGGAGATCGCCGGGCAGGTCGCCCGGGCGGTTGCCGGCACCCGGCTGCACCTGCCCGCCGACGACCTGCCGGAGCCCACCCCGGCGGCCGGTCCGCCGGTGATCGAGGTGACCGCCGAGTCCACCCTCGGGGCGGCGCGCCGCCTCGGCGGGAACCCGGCCTGCCTCAACTTCGCCTCGGCGCGCAACCCGGGTGGCGGCTTCCTGAACGGCGCCCAGGCCCAGGAGGAGAGCCTGGCCCGCAGCTCCGCGCTCTACCCGTGCCTGCTGGCGGCCGGCGAGTTCTACGAGCACCACCGGGCGGAACGTTCGCTGCTCTACACCGACCGGGTGATCTACGCGCCGGCGGTTCCGGTGTTCCGCGACGACAAGGGCCGGCTGCTGCCCACGGCGTACCCCGTCTCGTTCCTGGTGTCGGCGGCCCCGAACCGGTCCGCGATCAGCCGCAACCAACCGGAATCCCTGCCCGCGATCAGCGGCGCGCTGGCCCGCAGGGCCGCGCGGGTGCTCCGGGTCGCTGCCGCGCACGGCCACCGCGAGCTGGTGCTCGGCGCCTGGGGCTGCGGCGTCTTCGGCAACGATCCGGGCGAGGTGGCCCGGGTCTTCGCCGGCGCGCTCGCGGTCAGCCCGTGGTTCGACCGGGTGGTCTTCGCGATCCTGGACCGGGGCGGCGCCACCCGCGGCGCGTTCGAGCAGGTTTTTCGATCATGA
- a CDS encoding DUF2071 domain-containing protein, producing the protein MPVLDPPELTATGSPLPSVRALVEERIIFNYRLPADHLERLLPVAWLTPQLVNGDAVASVCVLRLSKVTAGPVPSLFGVRSVSAARRYGVLDQRSGGRPAVFVTERTTNSALGSLFTGAGFSAQHEHLSATISRDDESFVVALGNDHFNGRAVPAQRWSSSLFPTPGDFSAFLAGGIRSYGTSRYEGQLTVLDLRKEDNGYEPLAAREVRGSLVQPWLDAGAVLDSVARTTNATYRWTYHGLTRRP; encoded by the coding sequence ATGCCGGTACTTGATCCCCCCGAATTGACGGCGACGGGTAGCCCGCTGCCCTCAGTTCGCGCTCTCGTCGAAGAGCGCATCATCTTCAACTACCGCCTGCCCGCCGACCACCTGGAACGCCTGCTCCCGGTTGCCTGGCTGACCCCCCAACTCGTCAACGGCGACGCGGTCGCCTCGGTGTGCGTGTTGCGGCTCAGCAAGGTCACGGCCGGTCCGGTCCCCTCCCTGTTCGGCGTCCGAAGCGTCAGTGCGGCGCGGCGCTACGGAGTTCTCGATCAGAGGTCAGGCGGCCGCCCCGCCGTCTTCGTCACCGAGCGCACGACCAACTCGGCTCTCGGCTCCCTCTTCACCGGGGCCGGGTTCTCGGCCCAGCACGAGCATCTGTCCGCGACCATCAGCAGAGACGACGAGTCGTTCGTGGTCGCCTTGGGGAACGACCACTTCAACGGTCGAGCCGTCCCGGCTCAACGATGGTCGTCGTCGCTGTTCCCCACGCCCGGGGACTTCTCGGCCTTCTTGGCCGGGGGGATCCGGAGCTACGGAACGTCCCGGTACGAAGGGCAGCTCACCGTCCTCGACCTGCGCAAAGAGGACAACGGCTATGAACCGCTGGCCGCTCGTGAGGTCCGTGGATCCCTGGTGCAGCCCTGGCTGGACGCCGGAGCCGTTCTGGACAGTGTCGCCCGCACAACGAACGCGACATACCGCTGGACCTACCACGGGCTCACTCGCCGGCCCTGA